The genomic interval ACCGCGGGCGGCTGGACCAGGTGCTGACCAACCTGTTGTCCAACGCCATCCGCTACTCACCCGAGGGTGGGACGGTGCTGGTGCGCCTGAGCCGCGAGGGGAAGGAAGGGGTGCACCTGTCCGTGAAGGACAGCGGCGTGGGGATTCCCAAGGACAAGCAGGCGCTCATCTTCGAGCGCTTCGGCCGCGCGCACGGCAGCAAGTATGGCGGGCTGGGCCTGGGGCTCACCATCAGCCAGGGCATCGTCGAGCAGCACGGAGGCCGCATCTGGGTGGAGTCTCCCGGCGTGCCGGGGCAGGGCTCCACGTTCAACGTGTGGCTGCCCCGGGAGACGGAGCCCTCGAGCGTCAGCGTGCACCACGCGCACGGCACGCGCACGGCGAGCTGACGCCGCTCGGGCGCTTCACCTCAGAGGTTGAAGCCCACGTTGCCCACCGAGATGCTGGGTCCGAAGATGAAGGACCAGCGGCTGGAGGGCACGACGGAGCCGTCGGAGCGGCGGGTGATGTCGTCGCGGAACTCGCGCGCCACCCACGCCTGGGCGCCCACCGCGGCGCCGGGACCGATGGGGACTCGCAAACTCAGGCCCATCACCACCGCGAGCGTGGGAGGGAACTCGATATCGCCCGACTGTGGGATGAGGCCCATGCCCATCAGCCCCATCTCGATGCCGAGCAGCCGCTCCTGGCCCTCGTTGTTGAGCAGCGCCAGACGCGACACCACGCCGAAGTTGAGGATGAGCTGCCCGCTGGGCTCCGTGGCGCGGTAGAGGCCGGCGGGAATCGTCGCCGTCGTGTAGAGGCGGAAGCGCCCTCCGCTGACGATGGCCGTCCACTGAGCGGACGGCAGGCCCGAGCGGTCCGTGGTGCTGAGCGCATAGCGCGACTCGTCCGCGACCAGGGAGACCTGGACGAGGATGCGGTCGTACTGGCCCAGCTGCCCGGGGACGGGGATGATGCGTGCTTCACCTTGAGGCCGCAGCAACATGCGCTGCTCCACGCGGCTCTCGCTCCGCGCCGAGCCATCCGGCTTGGTGACGTCGATGCGCAGCACGATTTCCTGCGTGCCCTGCTCGGGCTTGAGCCGCTCGCGGTGGATGATGACCCGGCAGGAGTTGCGCATCGCATAGGGGATGCGCAGGGGGCGGCTGGGCTCCAGCACCTGGTCCTTGCCCTCCTTGTCCGCGCACACCAGCTCGACGATGTTCTCCACGCGGATGGGCACGCTGGCCTCGCGCACCGAGCGCTGCACCCGCTCGTTGACGACGAACAGGTCCGTCGTGGCCAGCTCTCCGGGCAGGGTGGGGAGCTGATAGCCGAAGCGCAGCGCCACGAAGCCGCCCGCGGTGGGCTCGCCCTGGATGTACGTGGTGCCGTCGCGCGTGGTGACGCTGTAGGCCCCCGCCACGGGCCGGGGCACGAATCTCCCCTGCTCTCCGCTGGAGGCCACGTGCAGCTCCGCGGGGCGGTTGATGGGGATGAAGTCGATGGCGCCTTCATTCGCCAGCTCCAATGACGCGCGGGGCACGGGCAACGGCAGCGTCTTCGTCGTGTCGGACGCCACCACGGAGCCTTCGACGCGGGAGGTCTGCGCGCTCACCGTGACCTGCTGCTCGGAGGTGCCGCCCGTGCGCAGCAGCACGTAGACGCCATCGGGCGCCTTCACCACGCGCTCCACGCGCGCGCGCTGGTCGTTCATGGACCACAGGAGCTTGCGCGGGTCGTGCTGGCAGAAGGGGTCCAGCCGCACCACCATGGCCGCGTTCTCCGCGTCGCGCAGCACCGTGCCGTCCACGGCGATGAGCGGACAGGCGAGGACGGGGAGCGTCTCCTGGATGACCTGCTCCATCGCCTCGCCCCGCATGAAGTAGATGCGCGGGGACAGGCGCAGCTTCAGCGTCACGCTCACGTCCACGCCCGGCACGTTGCGCAGCGACACGGCGCCTTCGTTGACTTCACAGCGCACCGGCCCGCAGTCCACGGAGGACACCGCCTCCGAGTGGCTCAGCGCCACGGAGCCCGGCCCTCGCGACACGTCCACGCCGCCGGATTGGATGAGGGGCTGGGTCAGGAGGGTGCGCCCGGGCCGCAGGCGGAACGTCTCCGGGTCCACCTGGTTGCCCGCGACGTCGTAGGTCGTGACGTCGCGCCCTTGCCGGCCGTGCGGTGGCGTCCAATAGAGCGCCGCGTCCGTGGGGAGCCCGCGCGCCACGGGCACCGTGCAGTTCGCGACGCCCTTCTCCGAGGAGGGCGCCAGGCAGATGTCCTGCCCTTCCATGAGCTTGGGCTGGGCCTCGTTGCGCGGCGTGCCGCTCCAGTAGATGCCCACGTGGTCCAGGCCCACGCCGCGCAGCTCCACGCGGCCGTCGTCCGGGAAGAAGTTCGTGGCCGCGGCGTCCACGCGGGGGAACGGGCCCGTGGCGATGACGGTGACGCGCTCCTCGGTCGTCTCGCACTGCGCGGCGGTGGCGGCGACCTTCAACTCCTGGACGCGTGCGTCGTCCTGCTCCACGCGGGGAGGCGGGCGCAGGGTGCGGCCGTCGGACGCCAGCGTCCAGCCAGGCCGCAGCGGACCGCAGATGACACCCTTGCTGATGACGGGGACGCCGGCGCCGCCCTCGGGCACCTGGACGACAGGAGTCGCGGCCGTGGCGAGCCCCGCCACCAGCAGCCACGCGAGACAGAGGGCGCGGACGAATTCCATGCCCCCGTTAAACAGCCAGGGTGGGCACCAGCGTCAAGCACCGTCTGCCCCTTCGCACCCCGGTTGACACGGCACGTATGGTTCCCGGTGACGGCAAGTCCGCGAGCCCGCCGCCCCTTGCCCTCGATAATCCATGAGAGCCCGGCCTCCCGCTCCCGCGTGTCTCAGCGTTTGCGTGTCAGCAGCACGACGGCGCCGAGAATCGCGGCCATGGCGACCCAGGCCATGGGGCTCATCGTCTCGCCGGCGAAGATGACGCCCAGGAGCACCGCCACCACCGGGTTGACGTACGCGTAGCTGGTGGCCAGCGAGGGGCTGGCGTGCCGCATCAGGTAGGCATACGCGCTGTAGCCCAACAGCGAGCCGAAGGTGACCAGGTACACGAAGGCGCCCAGCGCGCGCGGCTCTGGGATGGCGGAGAGGTGCTCGCCGCGAAGCAGGCCGAAGGTCAGCATGAGGGCACCACCGCACAGCATCTGCGCGGCGGGCGCCATCAGCCCCTGCGGGAGCGACATGCGGCGGCCCAGCACGGAGCCCAGCGCCCAGCTCATCGGCGCCACCATCAGCATCAGCATGGGCAGCACCCGGCCCCCCAGCTCGGTGCCGAGGTTGAGCAGGATGATGCCGCCGAAGCCCAGCGCCAGCCCCCAGCGCTCCAGCTTCCCGGGCCACTGGCCGAACAGTCCGCCAAACAACGCGGACCACATGGGCAGGCTGCCCACGACCAACGCCGCCACGCCCGAGGGCACCGTCTGTTGGCCGTACACCACCCCGCCGTTGCCCACGCCCAGCAACATCGCCCCCACCACCGCGCACGCGCCCCACTGTTTCGCGGTGGGCACCGGCGCGCCCTTGAGCCACAGCGCACCGAACAACAGCGCACCCGCGGTCAGGAAGCGCGCTCCCGCCGTGAGGAACGGCGGCATTCCTCCCTGGAGGACGAAGCGGATGCCCAGGTAGGTGGAGCCCCAAACGAGGTACAGGGTCAGCAGGCACAGCAGGATGCGGCCGCGCTGGGCACCTGCCTGGAGCGAGTCACTGCCGGGGGAGAGGGTGGGTGTGGGGGGCGAGGAGACGGTCGAGGTGGACACGGTGCGCGGCTATTAGCGCCCGGCTTCCCCGTGGGCCATGTGCGTATTGCCATACCCCACAGTCGGGGAAGCGGCGGAGCGGTACAGTGCGAGTGCACGCCTGTCCGGATGGTCGGGCCGGGTGCATTGAACGCCTGGACGCGCTTTCTTAGACTTGGGGTTCGTGGAGCGCGCGCGGCAGCTTGGGGCGCCGCTTGCTCCAGAGTGAGAGCGTCTGGATGTCCGAAGAGCTGGGTGAGCGCGAGAAGGAAGTCCTGCGGGCCGTGGTGCAGGAGTACATCTCCACCGGGGGGCCGGTGGGGAGCCAGCAGCTCGCTCGCCGCCCTGGGTTCGATGTCTCCTCGGCCACCATGCGCAACGTGCTGGCGGACCTGGAGGAGCTGGGCTTCCTCGAGAAGCCGCACACCTCCGCGGGCCGTGTGCCCACGGACGCGGGCTATCGCTTCTACGTGGATACCCTCGTGAAGCTGAAGGAGCCGCCGCCGAGAGACCGGGAGCTCATCCACGCGGGCCTCTTCCACGACACGAATCTGGAAGAGGTGCTGGGCGAGGCCAGCCGCATCCTCCACTCGCTGACGCGGCACGCGGGTGTGGTGGTGACGCCGCGTCCGGACTCGGCGGTGTTCCGCCGCATCGAGTTCGTCCGCCTGCGCGAGGACCGGGTGCTGGCCATCCTCGTCGGGCAGAGCGGCCAGGTGCACAACAAGGCCATCACGGTGGACTTCCCCATCACCTCCGACGAGCTGATGCGGGCGAGCAACTACCTGTCGGAGCTCTTGTGCGAGGTCCCCCTGGAGGAGGCGCGTGAGCGCATCCGCGCGGAGATGGACCAGGAGCAGGCGCTCTACAACGCGCTGACGGCCAAGGCGCTCAAGCTGGGCGCGGCGGCCACGGACCTGCCCACCACGGAGCGGGTGCTCATCCAGGGCACGGGCTCGTTCCTGGAGCAGCCGGAGTTCGCGGACGTGGAGCGCATGCGCGCGCTCTTCAAGGCGCTGGATGAGAAGCACCGCCTGCTGACGCTGCTGGACCGGGTGCAGCGCGCCAACGAGATGCAGATCTTCATCGGCGCGGAGAGCAACTTCTGCGCGGGCGGCGAGGTCTCCGTCATCGCCAGTCCATACGGGAATCAGGAGCAGGTGTTGGGCACGGTGGGCGTCATCGGCCCCACGCGCATGGACTACCGCCGCGTGATTCCGTTGGTGAACTTCACGGCGCAGGTGCTCTCGCGCGTGCTGGAGAAGGTGTAGCGCCTTGGCGCTCACGTGGGCATGGGGGCGTAGACGCGCAGCGCGGCGGGGGCCACCTCGAAGTGCATGGGGGTGTGGCCGATGAGTTCTCCGTCCGCGTTGACCTCGCGAGCGGGCGTGGCTTCGACATAGAGCCGCGAGGCGTGCAGCGCGGTGACGGCGGGGTTCTCCACGTGTTCGCCGGTGCGCGTGGACAGGGCCACGCGTGCGAGCGTGGCCAGGTCCTGGAGTTGGCCCAGACCGGTGCCGTCGCGGCCGGAGCTCGAGGAGGGCGCGGCGACGGCGTAGACGTGCAGCCTCCGGTCATCGAGCCTGGCGTCGGGGTCCACCATGTTGCCGGCGCCGTGGTACAGGCCGTTGCCGACCACGAGTTGAAGCACGTCCAGTTCCAGTTCCTGTGCGTCGGCCTTCACGCGGACGCGGAAGGGGCGCAGTTCGCGGGCCTCGGCGGCGGCGGCCATGGGATAGGCGAGCTTGCCCAGGCGTTGCTTGAGGCGCTTGGTCATCCGGCGTGCGATTCCCGCGGTGAGGCCCAGGCTGGCGGCGTTGAGGAAGGGGCGTCCGTTGGCGAGTCCCACGTCCACGCGCACGGTGTGCCCGCGAGCGATGACGTCACACGCGGCCTCCAAGTCAGCGGGGATGCCCAACGTGCGCGCGAAGTCATTGCCGGTGCCGAGCGGGAGGACGCCGAGCGTCACGTCCCGTCCCAGCAGGTGGGCCACGGCGCCGCTGAGGGTTCCGTCTCCGCCGCCAATGAGGATGCGGCGGGTGCCTCGTTCCAGGAGTTGTTCCAGCAGGAGGCGCAGCCGTCTGCTCCGTGACAGCGCGTGGCTCTCCGCGAGGATGACGCCTCGTGACGCGAGAGCGTTTCTCGCGAGGCTGAAGGCTTCCCGGCCCAGACGGGAATGCGTATTGACCAAGAGGGCCGCGGTCCCTGGGGCCACGGCGCGTTCTCGGGGGGGCTCGATGAGGGCGGGTTCCATGGGCCTCCTCGTTGTGGCGTGACGAATAGGGTGTGCACGCGGTGGCTTGGGGGCCAGGGGACCTCGGGGTGAGGAACAAGGCTGCTTCGCGCTCGGAGGGGAGCCTGGGGGGCGAGGGCCGCGCGTTTCGCGGGAGGGCCTCCTGCATGTCGGTGCGCCTCCGGGCGTGCCGGGCATCAGTGATATCCACGAGGGCGAGGATGCACGGCCAGGTGGGAGTGCTCGGTTCTCGTCGAGGCGCCAGGACGCGCACCCGTGATGTGAAGAGCGAGGGACGCGGTCCAAGCCGTGACGTCGTGCCGGCAGGTGTTCGCGCGCTTCTGGCTGTCATGTGCGGCTGATGCTCGCTAGGACTCCCGCGTGCCCCGCCCATGGCCCGCGCCTGCGAGCCGCTACCTCCGTCTTCGTGCCTCCGCCTCCGTGCCTCCGAGCCTCCGAGCCCCGCGTGCCGGCGAGTCTCGCGCGCCGCCCGGTCATCGCCGAGGAGGCGAGCGCGGTGAGCGCGCAGGAGGTCGGGGTGTATCGATGTGGAGAGATGTCGCGGTGGACAGAGGTCGCGGGTGCACCCCTTCCCCGCGACAGTGGGGCTGCGCACCTTCCAGGCGCGGCCGGCTCCTTGCCGGCGAAGCGCAATGCCTGGAGGTGGATGCATGGCGAGAGGTAGCAAGGCGAGATACACGGCGAAGCAGAAGCGGATGGCCCGTCACATCGAGAAGGGTTACGAGGGCCGAGGGACGTCGGAGAAGACGTCGGAAGCTCGCGCCTGGGCCACGGTGAACAAGCTCACCGGAGGCGGGCTGAAGAAGAGCAAGGCGAAGTCCGCGAGACGCAGGCCCAGGTCACGTGTCGCCGCGAGGAAGACGGCGCGCAAGGGCGCAAGGCGTGTCGCCGCGAAGCGTGTCGCCGCGAGGAAGGCCGGCCGGCGTGTCACGGCGAAGCGTGTCTCGAGAACCCGCCGCCCCGTGCGCGCCGTGCGCTCCGGGAGCAAGGCCGCCGTGAGGCGTGGAACCGCGGGACGCAGGGCCACGGCCCGGCGGACCTCCACCCGTGTGCGTTCCCGAGGCGGCGCGCGCACGCTCCGCCGAGGCACCACCGTCAGGCGCGGTGTGAGCTCTCGCGGGCGCGGTGGAGCGCGGAGTGGTTCGCGCAGGTAGCACGAAGGCTCTTGCGCCCCATCCCATCCTGGGGTGGGGCGCAAGGAGTCCCTCAGCGAGGCTCGTCATCCTTGGCCGCCGTGGCGGCACCCGGCGCATTCCACGGCCAGTCGACGGAGGACTGCTCATCCAGTCGCAACAGCTCCGCCGGGTCCTGCACCAGGACGCGGCAGCCCGCCGCGCGCAGGTCCTCGGCGGAGAAGCCACCCGCCATCACACCCACCGTGGCCAGGCCCTGCTTGCTGGCGGCCAGCGCGTCGTACGGCGAGTCGCCCACCACCACCGTCACGCGAGGCTCTGGCCGGCCCAGCCTCGCGAGCGCGGCCTCGAAGACGTCCGGCTGGGGCTTGCCCGCGACCACGTCCTCCTTGGCCGTCCTGGCCTCGAACAAACCTTCGATGCCGCACAGGCGAACGTAGTGCTTGAGCTCCTCGTCCTTCGCGCTGGAGGCCAGGGCCACGCGCCGGCCCTTCTGGCGCAGCCGCTGGAACAGCTCACGCACGCGAGGGAGCGGGCGCACCTTGGGAAGGAACTCCCGCCGGAAGAGGGTGGACCGGTACTCCTCCAGCTCCTTGCCGAAGCGCTCGAGCTCCTCGTCGTTGAAGAAGACGGGGATGAGCTGGTCGACACCCTTGCCAATCTGGCTGCGCACGTGCGCGAAGGGGACGTCCCGGCCAAAGTGCAGGAAGGCGCGCCGCCAGGCCTCGGCGTGTTCGTCCACCGAGTCCACCAGCGTGCCGTCCACGTCGAAGATGACGTTCTCCACCATCGCGCGCCTCCGGGGCGAAAGTGGGGACGGCGCGGGTGTCGGTCAACCACCCGAGGGCGGGTTCTCGGCGGTGGCTTCCACCAGTGTTCGCGTCTTCACATCATAACCCTCGGGAGCCGAGAGGGTGAACGCGTCGTTGGGGGGCGGGCTCGTCAGCTCCACCCGGGTGAGCACTGTTTCGCCCACCTTGTGTCCCCCCAGCCAGCGGGTGAGGCGCTTGGGCACGCACAGGCCCAGGCCCGCGTCGCAGTGCTCCTCGTCCATCCGCACCTCCGCCTCCGTGCCGTCCGGCGCGCGGGTGCGCTTCTCCAGGAAGTCGAGCCCAGGCCAGCGCAGCACGTACACCAGCGCCACGCCTCCAGCCTCTTCGCCCAGCTTCAGCGACAGCTCCACGGCCTCGGGCGCGCGCGCGTGCTGGGTGCGGCGGAGCGTGGCGCCATGAGACACGAGCGGCGCGCGGAAGCCCTCCGGCGTGAAGGCTCCAAACGTCTCGGTGAGGAAGCCCACGAGCTTGGCGGGCGGCAGCTCCGACTTGAAGGTCGTGAAGCGCTTCTCGCCATCGAGTTGCTCGAACAGATGGGTTCCATCCCAGGCGAAGATGCGTGTGGCGGGAGCCCCCAGCGTGCCGCGCATGCGCTGG from Myxococcus stipitatus carries:
- the yedA gene encoding drug/metabolite exporter YedA yields the protein MSTSTVSSPPTPTLSPGSDSLQAGAQRGRILLCLLTLYLVWGSTYLGIRFVLQGGMPPFLTAGARFLTAGALLFGALWLKGAPVPTAKQWGACAVVGAMLLGVGNGGVVYGQQTVPSGVAALVVGSLPMWSALFGGLFGQWPGKLERWGLALGFGGIILLNLGTELGGRVLPMLMLMVAPMSWALGSVLGRRMSLPQGLMAPAAQMLCGGALMLTFGLLRGEHLSAIPEPRALGAFVYLVTFGSLLGYSAYAYLMRHASPSLATSYAYVNPVVAVLLGVIFAGETMSPMAWVAMAAILGAVVLLTRKR
- the hrcA gene encoding heat-inducible transcriptional repressor HrcA; translation: MSEELGEREKEVLRAVVQEYISTGGPVGSQQLARRPGFDVSSATMRNVLADLEELGFLEKPHTSAGRVPTDAGYRFYVDTLVKLKEPPPRDRELIHAGLFHDTNLEEVLGEASRILHSLTRHAGVVVTPRPDSAVFRRIEFVRLREDRVLAILVGQSGQVHNKAITVDFPITSDELMRASNYLSELLCEVPLEEARERIRAEMDQEQALYNALTAKALKLGAAATDLPTTERVLIQGTGSFLEQPEFADVERMRALFKALDEKHRLLTLLDRVQRANEMQIFIGAESNFCAGGEVSVIASPYGNQEQVLGTVGVIGPTRMDYRRVIPLVNFTAQVLSRVLEKV
- a CDS encoding lipid kinase; translated protein: MEPALIEPPRERAVAPGTAALLVNTHSRLGREAFSLARNALASRGVILAESHALSRSRRLRLLLEQLLERGTRRILIGGGDGTLSGAVAHLLGRDVTLGVLPLGTGNDFARTLGIPADLEAACDVIARGHTVRVDVGLANGRPFLNAASLGLTAGIARRMTKRLKQRLGKLAYPMAAAAEARELRPFRVRVKADAQELELDVLQLVVGNGLYHGAGNMVDPDARLDDRRLHVYAVAAPSSSSGRDGTGLGQLQDLATLARVALSTRTGEHVENPAVTALHASRLYVEATPAREVNADGELIGHTPMHFEVAPAALRVYAPMPT
- a CDS encoding HAD family hydrolase; amino-acid sequence: MVENVIFDVDGTLVDSVDEHAEAWRRAFLHFGRDVPFAHVRSQIGKGVDQLIPVFFNDEELERFGKELEEYRSTLFRREFLPKVRPLPRVRELFQRLRQKGRRVALASSAKDEELKHYVRLCGIEGLFEARTAKEDVVAGKPQPDVFEAALARLGRPEPRVTVVVGDSPYDALAASKQGLATVGVMAGGFSAEDLRAAGCRVLVQDPAELLRLDEQSSVDWPWNAPGAATAAKDDEPR